The region TTTCTCTATATGGtgaacatatatttctttttttttttttttttgtttttccttttctttttttcggagctggggaccgaacccagggccttgcgcttgctaggcaagcgctctaccgctgagctaaatccccaacccccatatgtttctttaagaaacaacctggatggggctagagagatggctcagcggttaagagcaccaactgctcttccagaggtcctgagttcaattcccagcaaccacatggtggctcacaaccatctgtaatgggatccgatgccctcttctggtgtgtctgaaaatggatatagtgtactcatatacataaaataaatacataaatcttaaaaaaaaaaaaagaaagaaagaacctggACATTTAATGAGTCAAGGAGATACTCAGTCACTGTCAATGACTTTGTCATAAGAGCACCCCTTCCAATGATGGGTTGGATCCATTCGAAGGCAGAGTCCTTCAGACTTAGTCATGGAAGTAAGATATTACAGTGGAACTGGTACCTATCTGAATTCCTTCGTGACCAGGATATAGTAGCAAAGGGGTCTGTGCCTTTTTACATGGAGGAAATAGCTCAGCTGCCTGTACTCCCCATCCCTAAGCCTCTTACTCCTACCCTGAAAGAGACACCTATGAACTGTGGGGGCCACCAGAATGGTCACAACATTTGGCTAATGCATGGTTTACTGATGGCTCATTAACCACCCATGGAACCAAAATTAATAGAAAGCGACAGTCTATATAGACCAGGAGATGGAGTTGCCAATACTGAAGAGAAACCATAAAATTGACACAGCAGTATTGACTATAAGACAAACAactaggaaaggaaaagaaaaatctctgtcTTCTCCAATTCATGGTGCATCTGCATGGTCTACCTATATGGTCATCCAAATGGAAAACCACAGCAAAGATACCTGGCCATAGGAGGCATGGATGAAAATGGAAAAGCATAGCAACACTTGGCAAAGACCTCAAATATTATAGCTCATGCAGGCAATATAAACAAAAtgtcagaaaataatgaaatcgTGAACAAATTGGCATCATGTTTAATTAAGACTAGAATATTAAAATTTTCCAGGGAACAAATTCAGAATAAATTAGCAAGAATGATAGATTACACATTTGAAAACCTTGAAAGTTTACCCCTAACACTAAAAAATAAGGGGAAATGGGGAACCAAATGAAACCAGGACAACCCCATGAGAATAACTAGTATAAGCAACCCACAGCCAGGTAGTGGCTGATTTAATCCttaaatcccaacacttgggaggcagaaacaggcacaTAAGAATTACAgtgatttaaattaaaaagatttttttttatttcaattgtaAGGTAGTATTTTTACTCTTGCCAAAAATACATTTTGCCCTAGGAAAAGTATAACCTGTAAAAAAAGAACCCCCTAGAGTTAGCCTGAGACAGGGTTTGCTTTTATCTTTCCAGGAGAATAGAAACATTCAACTAGGAATCTAGAGACCACTGGACAagtgaaacacctaaagaaagaggACAGATCATCAAGAAAAAACGTCTCAAGAAAAAGAGTAAATTAAATTGGCCAAGTAGTATCACCCACCCCCAGCTCATCTCTGCTGCCCTCTACAGACTACAGAGTGGCAAATGCTCTTTACGTGGTcccaattcaattaaaaattaaagccgGCTTTGGGGTTGGAGtgtggctctctccttctctacGCCCACACACACTTGCTAACGGGAAACCCAAAATCTCTGTCTCGTGTCAGAAGAGCCACCTGGTGTGGGCGGAGGGAAACAGAATCAGAGCCTGCTCTGTTGCTGCGAATCTCACAACCTTCTGGTTCTCATGTGGATCTCTAACTTCTCCTAAGGTATAAAGATTATCTGGAAATCTGTAAGATTTGCATGGATATATAAACTTCCTGTCAGGATACTAGCAGTCACACAGAATACTAATTCTAAATAAGCTTCACCTCTAGCTTCCTGTACTGCTCACAGGTTTGAGTCTAAAGCAGGGAACTAGGAATGAAGTTCGAGTACGTCAGATATACTTATAGACCACAGTCCTCAATGGTTCAGAGATCTGTTGAATATGGTGTTTAACATGTTTTTCTACCATCCAGTAACAGTAACCTCTGTGGTCTCTGAGAAGATGATAGGGTCCTGCAACAGCAAATCTACCTGGACTGTGAACACCACCCCCTGCGCAAACTGCCCCTACCACCTCTGCTGCCAGGTTCAGTGCAAACAGCGGGCACCTCTGGGTTGACTGTTACATTCGGCCTAGCCAGGATTGCCACTAAGGTGGGGGCAAACACCACCCAAAGATCAAGTTTGGACGACAACCTGCTCCGGACATTGAAATTGCTGAGTTCATAGGAGACTGATGGGAGCATTTTATAGAACTTTTAACTCAAATTACTTAATCCTAGGCCTGACAAATACAGTATCAAGCTGGACATCGGAAAGCTTGGCAGAATGTCTTCATTATTGTAAAGTTTTACTTTGTTAGAGTTAAAATCTTTCCCTAGacaaaaagggagagaaatgttgcaggattttttaaaaagaggttaaaggttttttggttttttgtttgttttttgtagacCTATGAttaaagcaaagattttttttttaaagatttgtttatttcatgtctgtggatacactgttgctatcttcagacacaccagaagagggcatcggatgcccattacaggtggttgtaagccaccatgtggttgctgggatttgaactcaggacctcagaaagagcagtcagtgctcttaaccactgagccatctctccagctcctgttgtaggatatttgatcacacacACTGTGAAACACCCCTCCCCTATTGtgttattaacttaaaaaaagtGTTTCTAGCTGTGGTCTGTCTCaaccctagcacacacctttaatccaagagcttttgtttattgtaaacaggattaaacaGGTTGAAAGGTGGAGCAaacaaccagttgacagggagtgaacataaaggaaaaaagtaagatgaagaggaagtcaggagaaaatttagagatgcacaggaagtagaagggagggctTTTGACAGGGCATGGGGGAGAGCTCTGTTTTGGGATGTCAGCTGTGAAGGAAGGTCATCTggatgctctctctgcctctctgagctagcaggcctTCACCTCAGCATCTGGCTCCCGAGTCTTCATTGGGAAAATCAAATGATTGCGATCGTTAAACAACCCAGCCTGCATGCATAGAGTCCCACACCAGCCAGAGCGCCAAAGTGAGGTCCTGTTCCAGAGACACAAGGATGATAACGCTGATTACACATTGGAAAAAGTTACACATCCCAAGGCCCTTAACTGAGAAGGGAGACAGTGGAGTTGAATGTCTGCCACTACTACTTAGCTGTATAGTCCTTAGGTAAATAACGTGGTCCCTCAAAACTAATTTCACAAGTATATAATGGGGATGGTAATGCCAGCCTGCAGTATCATTGTGAAATTCAAGAAGTCAGAAAAGTGAGGTGTGTCCTCAGGGAGACAAGATGATgggatataaatttattttattttatatgtatgggtgttttgcctgtactgTGTCTGTGTACCAGGTATGTGTCTTatgcctatggagaccagaaaatGTCATCAAGTCCCTTGGTGTTGGGATCACAGAagcttgtgagccaccttgtggatGCTAGGAGTCTAAcccagtcctctagaagagtagtcaattctcttaactactgagccatctctccagcccattggaTGTAAACTTAACCTAATGGTTATGGCTTCATCCAGATCCAGACTGTACAACATCCTATTATTACACTTGGTTGTGCTCTGTAATGGAAGTTAGCTATGTTCTACAGGAGATTCCAAGACCCAGGAAGCCCCATCAGCTTCTTTATCATTGTAGCAGCCTATCAGATCAATAGTTTGATTGTAGACATTCTATATTTAGCCAACTATATTTAGGAAACTCTGAGTCCCAAAAATGCCCTCCCAATTTCCAGAAAaatttacacataaatataaataagactaATGGAAGATTTCTCTCCAGCCTTAAAATCTCAACCATCCAGGTAAGTTgcctatttttctttcccttttagaaGTGtactttcaattattttcttagtAAACCTGTTCCTATTCATATGTCTGTCCTTGAGTGCCTTCTCTAATGAAACTAAGAATCTTTGGGACTCCCAAGTCCCGAGTCCTCATATTAACTTACCGTCTCACTTAGCTTCTGTTGCAATTATCCTGGGAGTTTGCTTTTCCAAGCAAAGgttgttttctgtttgaaaaGGGTGGAATTTTTTTCTACTCACCTGTCTTTCTTGaatcagaggggaaaaaatcCCATTGCATTTCCACATCTAGCATTTGGATGATTTATGATCTATAGAAGTTGACAGCTTTGACACTAGcaaaataactaaagaaaataaactaggggttgggggatttggctcagtggtagagcgcttgcctaggaagcgcaaggtcctgagttagtccccagccccggaaaaaaaaaaaaaaaaaaaaggaagaaaataaactaaTACTTACAGATGATACATAGAAGGGGGGAGATATAGTTCAGATGTAGAGCATTTATCCAGCATATACAAGTCCCTGGATTTAATCACTAGCACTGcaaacatatgtataaatatccGTGAAATGAAAAAGTAATGTTCATTATTAAAAGCTATAGTGTTAGATTTCGCAAACAAAGTTGCCAGGCTCTCTTCTTACTCTTCTCTTCTCACAATCTTTAACAGGACTTTATTGACTTAACTAGAGAAACTCGAACAAGGGCAAAAGATCGGAATGGACTCTGTGTGATTGATCTGACAAGAAGTGAGGAAGAAAATAGGCCTATTGCCACTCTCGATTTGACTTTAGAACCTGTAGCTTCCTCTCAGAAGGAGCCACCCAGTCTTCAGACATGTACCAATCTCTCAGGCAAAGAGATGATTGAAGCTCAAGGAGACAGAGGCACTCAGCCTGCAGCACAGAGAATCATTAACAATGATCCTGTAGATTTGGATTTGTTGGAGGAAAACATGTTTGAAGGTTCTCGACCCCCTACATCCATCAGCCAGGACTCTGTTTATCCACCAGAACCAAACTGTAGCTCAATCACATATAAAGGTGACCTCAGCTTCTTGACAAGCCTACAGCTCTCTTCAGATGTTAGCCCCTTCTCCTCCACAAGCAATaacagtagtagcagcagcaatCAGAGGACCTCTTTGCCATGCCCACAGCAAGATGTGCCTTGCCAATCACAAGGCTTGCTATGCTCACTTCAGGCCTTATCATGCCCATTAAGAGGTTCACCATGTCCACCACGAGCTTCCTCATGTCCACCACAAGCCCTGTCATGCCCACCACAAGCTTTGTCATGTCCATCACAGACTTTGTCATGCCCAACTCAAGCCTTGTCATGCCCATCACAGACTGTGCAGTGCCAGCTCCAAGCATTGCCTCAACCACCTCAAGAAGTGCCATGCTCTACCCAAAATGTACCATGCCCTCAGCAGAATATCCCAAGCACACCTCAAGACTTACCATGGCATCCTCGACACCCCCTATACCCATCCCAAGACACTCTGGGCCTACCTCAAGATGTTCCAGGCCGACCTCAAAACGTATCATATCCACAAGACATGACACAACTACAAGACATGCCATGGTCACTGCAAGACATGCCGCTGTCACTACAAGATGTGCTACAGTCACTGCAAGATGTGCCACCATTGCTGGGGGATGTGCCACAGTCGCCAGAAGTGATGCAGTTACCAGGATATATGACACAGTCATCAAGAAATGTGATTCAGTCATCAGCAGGTGTGATCCGATCGTCAGGAGGTGTGATGCAGCCATCAGGATGTATGATGCAGTCATCAGGAGGTGTGACCCAGTCACTAAGAAGTGTGATGCAGTCATCAGGAGGTGTGACGCAGTCATCAGGTGTGACGCAGTCACTAAGAAGTACAGTGATGCAGTCAGTCACTAAGAAGTGTGATGCAGTCATCAGGAGGTGTGATGCAGTCATCAGGTGTGACGCAGTCACTAAGAAGTGTGATGCAGTCATCAGGAGGTGTGATGCAGTCATCAGGTGTGACGCAGTCATCAGGAGGTGTGACATGGTCACTAAGAAGTGTGATGCAGTCATCAGGATGTATGATGCAGTCCCCAGGAGGTGTGATGCTGTCAGCAGGAGATATGATGCAATCATCTGGAGGTGCGACACGGTCACTAAGAAGTGTGATGCAGTCATCAGGATGTATGATGCAGTCCCCAGGAGGTGTGACCCAGTCATCAGGAAGTGTGATGCAGTCACTAAGAAATGTTATTCAGTCATCAGGAGGTGTGACACAGTCATCAGGTGGGGTGATACAGTCCTCATTGGGTGTGCCACAATCATTAAGAGATCGGATGCAGTCaccaggaagtgtgtcacagtcaTCAGGAGATGTGATACAATCACCAAGAGGTGCGTCACCAGCATCAGGAGATGTGATAAAGTCACAAGGAGGGGTGCCACGGTCATTAAGAGATAGGATGCAGTCACCAGGAGGTGTGCCACAGTCATCAGGAGATGTGATACAATcagaaggaggtgtgtcacctgCATCAGGCAATGCAATGCAGTCACCAGATGTGTCGCCTGCATCAGGAGATGCAATGCAGTCACCAGGACGTGTGACACCATCATTAGGAGATGTGCCACAGTCATCAGGAGGTGTGTCACCTGCATCAGGAGACGCAATGCAGTCACCAGGAGGTGTGACCCCATCATTAGGAGACGCAATGCAGTCaccaggaagtgtgtcaccagcaTCAGGAGATGGGATGCAGTCACCAGGAGGTGTGTCACCATCATTAGGAGATGTGCCACAGTCACCTGGCAATATGTTAGAGTCACTTGGAAATACACCAAACTTATCAGGAGATGTGTCACACGTACCACAAGAGTTATTGGATTTGGCAAAAGGCAGGCCCAAATCGTCCCTGAATGCTGTGCAGAATCGCCATTCTCCTATGACTATCTCGGCTCCATCCTCTCCAAGCTGCTCTGCTAACCCACTGTCTCAACAGTCTgaattttcctcagaaaaacGTCCTTGGCTCATGGTCTCAAACAGCTCAGCCAGAGAAGAGAGATCACTGCCACAGTCTGCCACCCCTGGCTCTGCCCAGATACAGGGACAAATAGCACAAGCTGGGGTGTACAATAGGCCTTGCCTGCATAGACTGAAGTACTTCCTACGGCCTCCAGTACATCATCTCTTCTTCCAGACGTTAATACCGGATAAAGACACACGAGAGGTAAGCTAGCACACTCGCCCCCTTGGGGACTGAGTCTTCAATGACGTTACAGTGACTAGAGTAACGGGCCGaagataaacaattttttttttaatcttttcccaACTTGATGGGGGGAACTAGAACTGTATTCAGATCTCGGCCCACACTTAAAACCCCGTACAACTCTGGGCACTAAATGAGGTGATGTGTATGAGGTGCGTGTTTGTATCTAATTTGTCACTGGCCTTCATCAAAATCTTGTCTTCCgctccttcatcctcctcttcctgaaGTCCATACATTTCCCATATCACAGGGAGAAGACTCTTGTCACTTCAATGCCTCAAATCATTCCTTAGAATTTAGAAGTAGAAATTCAGTTTTAAACTTTAATGAGGATACCATTTCCCATTTGAGGACTTAATTAGCTATATATGGACAAAAATGTTACTGTCTCGTAGCATGAAGCCTTTCTGTTATCCAGAACTCCCCCTCAGCCTTTATATCTGTTTAAAGTGGTTCCGGGCCAGCAGagtggctcagaaggtaaaggcatttgctgccaagcctcacaaCTTGTATTCTATGGCctggacccacatgatggaagcagagaactgactcctataaACTGTCCCCTGACCCTGCCTTTGTGGTATTCAGTTGtcctcataaacacacacacaaggaaatatGTCAAACTGAAAAGCCAAAGAGGAAGGGCTGGAAAGAGAGCTCTCCATGTATTTCCTTCCCGTTGCCTCTCTATACATGACTGTTTCCATCTGTACATGACCATTTCCATCCACGCATGACCATTTCCATCCATACATGACCATTTCCATCCATACATGACCATTTCCAACCATACATGACTGTTTCCAACCATACATGACTGTTTTCATCCATACATGACCATTTCCATCTATATATGACTGTTTATATTCATACATGACTGTTTATATTCATACATGACTGTTTCCATCCATACATGACCATTTCCATCTACACATGACTATTTCCATCCATACATGACCGTTTCCATCCATACATGACCATTTCCATCTATACATGACCGTTTCTATCCATACATGACCATTTACATTCATACATGATCGTTTACATTCATACATGACTGTTTACATCCATACATGACCATTTCCATCTATACATAACCATATCCATCTATACATGACTGTTTCAATCTATACATAACCATTTCCATCCACGCATGACCGTTTCCATCCATGCATGACTGTTTCCATCCATGCATGACTGTTTCCATCTATATGTGACCGTTTTCATCCATACGTGACCGTTTTCATCCATATGTGACTGTTTCCATCCATACGTGACCGTTTCCATCCATACGTGACCATTCCCATCCATACATGACCATTTCCAACCATACATGACCGTTTCCATCCATACATGACCATTTCCATCCATACATGACCGTTTCCATCCATACATGACCGTTTCCATCCATACATGACCGTTTCCATCTATATATGACCATTTCCATCCATATATGatcatttatatgtatacatgaacaTTTCCATCCATACATGACCGTTTCCATCCATATATGATCGTTTACATTCATACATGACCATTTACATTCATACATGACTGTTTACATTCATACATGACCATTTCCATCTATACATGACCGTTTCCATCATACAAGACCGTTTCCATTCATACATGACTGTTTCCATCTATACTTGACCATTTCCATCTATATGACTTTCCATCTATACATGACTGTTTACAGTCTTACATGACCATTTACATTGTTTTTAGTaattaggattttttaaaaaaacatatgtaTTTGTTATTGGGTTTGTTGTTTATAGAAGGTAATGGTTAAAAACcatgcatggtggtacatgcctgtaattttagTGCTTAGGAactagaggcaagaagatcaaaagttcaaaaccagcctctACTACAAATTCCATGTCAATCTGGGCCATACGATACCCTCTCAAATAGGAAAAAGAacgggagggaggaagggaagaaagtagTAGTCCTTCTTCTAGCAGCACAACGCTCGGACTTTCTTACCAATACAGCGTCCCTACCCCTAAGTCTCCTGACCTACAATCCTAGCACGtagcaggtggaggcaggaaagcCAGGGACTCAGAGCCCCTCTCACACTGCTCTTGGCTCTCTGGTTTATTCCTTTCTGTTACATTTGGACATGGATAAAGTCATGTCATATGTAAAATTTAGAATTTCTCTCTTTTAACTTCCCCACATCATTAagaagttttggggttttttgtttgtttgtttgttttgttttgtttaagtagagctttgtttctctttaataaaatatttcaaatgcatAGAGAACATTGCAGTTTCAACCTATTGCAGAATGTCTTGCTTTTAGGAAGGGTAGAACCCATCCTGATGCCtatctatctctttgtctctacAGAGCAAGGGTCAGAAATTAGAACCCATCCCTCATCGAAGACTAAGAATGGTGACAAACACTATTGAGGAAAACTTCCCTTTGGGAACTGTGCAGTTTTTAATGGACTTTGTTTCACCCCAACATTACCCACCCAGAGAAATTGTGGCTCACATCATCCAGAAAATCCTGCTGAGCGGCT is a window of Rattus rattus isolate New Zealand chromosome 14, Rrattus_CSIRO_v1, whole genome shotgun sequence DNA encoding:
- the Simc1 gene encoding SUMO-interacting motif-containing protein 1, producing the protein MEDFIVISDDSGSESSAGTRSGRARRLRRALSRTPGALPRRTVDFIDLTRETRTRAKDRNGLCVIDLTRSEEENRPIATLDLTLEPVASSQKEPPSLQTCTNLSGKEMIEAQGDRGTQPAAQRIINNDPVDLDLLEENMFEGSRPPTSISQDSVYPPEPNCSSITYKGDLSFLTSLQLSSDVSPFSSTSNNSSSSSNQRTSLPCPQQDVPCQSQGLLCSLQALSCPLRGSPCPPRASSCPPQALSCPPQALSCPSQTLSCPTQALSCPSQTVQCQLQALPQPPQEVPCSTQNVPCPQQNIPSTPQDLPWHPRHPLYPSQDTLGLPQDVPGRPQNVSYPQDMTQLQDMPWSLQDMPLSLQDVLQSLQDVPPLLGDVPQSPEVMQLPGYMTQSSRNVIQSSAGVIRSSGGVMQPSGCMMQSSGGVTQSLRSVMQSSGGVTQSLRSVMQSSGGVMQSSGVTQSLRSVMQSSGGVMQSSGVTQSSGGVTWSLRSVMQSSGCMMQSPGGVMLSAGDMMQSSGGATRSLRSVMQSSGCMMQSPGGVTQSSGSVMQSLRNVIQSSGGVTQSSGGVIQSSLGVPQSLRDRMQSPGSVSQSSGDVIQSPRGASPASGDVIKSQGGVPRSLRDRMQSPGGVPQSSGDVIQSEGGVSPASGNAMQSPDVSPASGDAMQSPGRVTPSLGDVPQSSGGVSPASGDAMQSPGGVTPSLGDAMQSPGSVSPASGDGMQSPGGVSPSLGDVPQSPGNMLESLGNTPNLSGDVSHVPQELLDLAKGRPKSSLNAVQNRHSPMTISAPSSPSCSANPLSQQSEFSSEKRPWLMVSNSSAREERSLPQSATPGSAQIQGQIAQAGVYNRPCLHRLKYFLRPPVHHLFFQTLIPDKDTRESKGQKLEPIPHRRLRMVTNTIEENFPLGTVQFLMDFVSPQHYPPREIVAHIIQKILLSGSETVDVLKEAYMLLMKIQQLHPANAKTVEWDWKLLTYVMEEEGQTLPGRVLFLRYVVQTLEDDFQQILRRQRQHLQQSIANTVLSCDKQPHNVRDVIKWLVKAVTENALTPPQDETQTSPGPGVLKTSSDHLSPQPNLARNTNQLIVCQLQRMLSIAVEVDRTPTCSSNKIAEMMFGFVLDIPERSQREMFFTTMESHLLRCKVLEIIFLHSCETPTRLPLSLAQALYFLNNSTSLLKCQSDKSQWQTWDELVEHLQFLLSSYQHVLREHLRSSVIDRKDLIIKRIKPKPQQGDDITVVDVEKQIEAFRSRLVHILGEPLVPQLQDKVHLLKLLLFYAADLNPDTEPASER